Proteins encoded within one genomic window of Trichoderma asperellum chromosome 2, complete sequence:
- the PHO5 gene encoding acid phosphatase pho5 (TransMembrane:10 (i64-83o95-114i121-140o146-167i188-210o234-252i325-345o369-391i403-423o506-523i)) — protein MAFGKTSGGNSAYHNYNNDFLHVQDLNERRRLALAEIDKAPFGWYHVRAIVVAGVGFFTDSYDIFTASMLTIMLGIVYFPGVGSMPTSSDSAIKLATSAGTVIGQVGFGIMADLVGRKRMYGLELIVIIFATIGQALTSGSPACDIIGLIIFWRVIMGIGIGGDYPLSSIITSEFATTRWRGAMMSAVFAMQGLGQLTAALVMLFVTLGFKGSLSSAAKTAECTGVCQLAVDKMWRTLIGLGAVPACIALYYRLTIPETPRYTFDIARDVEQAGDDVVAYVTGKREGHPDEIARITTNKAAKESLQVPKASFKDFLAHYGKLKNFLVLFGTAGSWFCLDVAFYGLSLNNGTILNVIGYSTKNVSNVYEYLYNTAVGNIVIVLAGAVPGYWVSVATIDTLGRKTIQFGGFAILTILFIVMGFAYNKLSSNGLLAIYVIAQFFFNFGPNTTTFVVPGEVFPTRYRSTSHGISAASGKIGSIIGQGAIATLRTRGATKQVAAPWMDHVLEIYALFMLLGCFTTIFIPETARKTLEELSGEDDYAVTHHDDPIVRPGSEVVTMISADGESPKALA, from the exons ATGGCCTTCGGAAAGACTTCCGGAGGCAACAGTGCCTACCACAACTATAACAATGATTTTCTCCACGTCCAGGATCTGAAcgagcgccgccgcctggcCCTTGCTGAGATCGACAAGGCTCCTTTCGGCTGGTACCATGTCCGTGCCATCGTGGTCGCTGGTGTTGGTTTCTTCACGGACTCTTACGATATCTTCACTGCCTCTATGTTGACCATCATGCTGGGCATCGTCTACTTCCCAGGTGTTGGTTCCATGCCTACCTCATCTGACAGCGCCATCAAGCTCGCTACTTCTGCCGGTACCGTCATTGGTCAGGTTGGATTCGGTATCATGGCTGATTTGGTTGGTCGTAAGCGCATGTACGGTCTCGAACTTattgtcatcatcttcgctaCCATCGGTCAGGCCCTGACCAGTGGCTCCCCCGCCTGCGATATCATCggcctcatcatcttctggcGTGTTATTATGGGTATTGGTATTGGCGGTGACTACCCCCTTTCATCCATTATTACCTCTGA GTTCGCCACTACCAGGTGGCGTGGTGCCATGATGAGCGCTGTCTTTGCTATGCAGGGCCTCGGCCAGCTCACTGCTGCTCTTGTCATGCTCTTCGTCACTCTCGGCTTCAAGGGTTCACTGTCCTCTGCCGCCAAGACTGCTGAGTGCACTGGTGTTTGCCAGCTCGCTGTCGACAAGATGTGGCGTACCCTGATCGGTCTTGGCGCTGTCCCTGCCTGCATTGCCCTCTACT ACCGTCTTACCATCCCCGAGACTCCTCGTTACACTTTCGATATCGCTCGTGACGTCGAGcaagctggcgatgatgtcGTTGCCTACGTTACTGGAAAGCGCGAGGGCCACCCCGACGAGATTGCCCGTATCACCACCAacaaggctgccaaggagagCCTCCAGGTTCCCAAGGCCAGCTTCAAGGACTTCCTCGCCCACTACGGCAAGCTCAAGAACTTCCTCGTCCTGTTCGGCACTGCTGGTTCATGGTTCTGCCTTGATGTCGCCTTTTATGGTCTCTCTTTGAACAACGGTACCATCCTGAACGTCATTGGCTACTCTACCAAGAACGTCAGCAACGTCTACGAGTACTTGTACAACACTGCTGTTGGTAACATCGTCATTGTCCTCGCTGGTGCCGTCCCTGGATACTGGGTTTCTGTTGCTACCATTGATACTCTGGGCCGTAAGACCATTCAGTTTGGTGGCTTCGCTATCCTGACCATTCTCTTCATCGTTATGGGTTTCGCCTACAACAAGCTGAGCTCCAACGGCCTCCTTGCCATCTATGTCATTGCCCagttcttcttcaactttg GCCCCAACACGACCACCTTCGTTGTCCCCGGTGAGGTGTTCCCCACCCGTTACCGTTCCACCTCCCACGGTATCTCCGCTGCCTCCGGCAAGATCGGATCCATCATCGGCCAGGGTGCCATCGCTACTCTGCGCACTCGTGGAGCCACCAAGCAGGTCGCTGCTCCTTGGATGGACCACGTCCTTGAGATCTATGCTCTCTTCATGTTGCTCGGCTGCTTCACCACCATTTTCATCCCCGAGACTGCTCGCAAGACGCTTGAAGAGCTCAGCGGTGAGGATGACTATGCCGTTACCCACCACGATGACCCCATCGTTCGCCCCGGCTCTGAGGTCGTCACCATGATCTCGGCCGATGGTGAGTCTCCTAAGGCTCTTGCTTAG
- a CDS encoding uncharacterized protein (EggNog:ENOG41~TransMembrane:2 (i62-82o88-111i)) has product MSLTTHTQTMAEKPKSDSSDTKDALDGVLPLSYRVVTRDREKQDALHLVADSIAQQRQAASAAIIFNPLCLAGLLATCAGVYRQYLYAGYGTVLTMLCGVVIVYLSFVRYYTSRYLELAEKFRWKDWITGPNGKEDVIITAVFGDEIIGTLVLRLKGDKLNKKKGTAQAGSDGQGIIRAWTTKLRYRGKGVGSDLLHFAVQTTYREFGSSASVEFAADHANSVNPLPDMFLRPFKKRQEKAGKALKQALKDQGNPK; this is encoded by the coding sequence ATGTCTCTcacaacacacacacaaaccaTGGCAGAGAAGCCAAAAAGCGACAGCAGTGACACCAAAGACGCGCTTGACGGCGTGCTGCCGCTCTCATATAGAGTGGTCACGCGAGACCGCGAGAAACAAGACGCGCTGCACCTGGTGGCGGATAGCATTGCGCAGCAACGTCAagctgcctctgccgccaTAATCTTCAACCCACTCTGCCTCGCAGGTTTATTAGCCACGTGCGCCGGCGTATATCGCCAATACCTGTATGCCGGCTACGGTACCGTGTTGACGATGCTTTGCGGCGTCGTCATCGTGTACCTGTCTTTCGTGCGATATTATACATCGAGGTACCTTGAGCTGGCGGAGAAATTTCGTTGGAAGGACTGGATCACCGGCCCCAATGGCAAGGAAGATGTTATCATTACTGCCGTCTTTGGCGACGAGATAATCGGTACCCTTGTTCTCAGACTGAAGGGAGATAAGttgaacaagaagaagggtacTGCGCAGGCTGGCTCAGATGGCCAAGGCATCATCCGCGCCTGGACCACGAAGCTGCGATACCGAGGAAAGGGAGTTGGCTCAGATCTGCTGCACTTTGCAGTCCAGACCACATACCGCGAGTTTGGCTCGAGCGCCAGCGTAGAGTTTGCTGCAGATCATGCAAACAGCGTCAATCCTCTTCCTGATATGTTTCTCCGACCATTCAAGAAGcgccaagaaaaagcagGCAAGGCGCTGAAGCAAGCTTTGAAGGATCAAGGGAACCCGAAATAA
- a CDS encoding uncharacterized protein (TransMembrane:12 (o38-55i67-85o91-114i135-155o167-192i204-228o234-258i279-306o326-347i354-375o387-406i418-440o)~EggNog:ENOG41), translated as MATSTTTSAAPTSTVRVAPQGGILEGGNPSVYDPKNPITIFIIQISLIVILCHILHWPLSKIRQPRVIAEVIGGIILGPSVMGHIPGFQDAIFPAASIPNLTLVANLGLVLYLFMIGLETDVRFLLSNWRVATSVAFAGLALPFGVGCALAWGIYNAFRDDPGVKPISFSVYMLFVGIAVAITAFPVLCRILTELKLLDTPVGIITLSAGVANDVVGWILLALCVALVNAGKGITALWILLVAIGYIIFLVVAVKPVLRFTLRKTNNLENGPSQSAIALILLIALASAFFTGIIGIHPIFGGFAAGLIIPREHGFNIIVIEKLEDLIGSIFLPLYFTLSGLSTNLGLLNTGTTWGYVFATTFVALITKIVGASVAARLNGLVWRESFAIGVLMSCKGLVELIALNIGLQAQILSVRTFTIFVVMALLTTFFTTPAVSYLYPPWYQKKIAAWKRGEIDWETGSPITQITVTPTAESENRRVRRLLVYLRLDNMPALLNLLSLFGRSRASEASSGSGDSKDKGNYDDDAKVPVRAHGLRLLELTDRDSSVMTVAQVDEYTKHDPVVNIFRSVGQLHNISASGEVAIMPEDRFADTLVSRSSNMTSDLLLLPWTETGSMGDAQIVSSANVEDRLASSYMLFVKSVLRAPELNIGVLFTRSQDDVKSKNQGSQQAKLRRQYSYDVSRRDFPTAPLVSRIHKIFFVYTGGRDDNLALNLVIQLLEREHVTATIVNVAEVTEKSSSENDNIIDLVISKLSQDISSRIMVEKHSIAPTVQDLLNFADPAPNASESEVNKPTLVVLGRSGGVTLEEGKLPDRPRDDVQGCLGKLAAHFVASGVTTDLLVVQAKAGGASS; from the exons ATGGCGACCTCGACGACAACTTCGGCTGCGCCGACTTCGACCGTCCGAGTCGCGCCGCAGGGCGGTATCTTGGAGGGCGGAAACCCGTCGGTGTACGATCCCAAGAAtcccatcaccatcttcatcatccag ATCtccctcatcgtcatcctctgCCACATCTTGCATTGGCCTCTGTCCAAGATTCGGCAACCCCGAGTCATTGCCGAAGTTATTGGAGGCATCATCCTTGGCCCCTCTGTTATGGGCCACATTCCCGGGTTTCAAGATGCCATCTTCCCTGCGGCTTCGATCCCCAACCTGACGCTTGTCGCAAATCTCGGTCTTGTCCTTTACTTATTCATGATTGGACTTGAGACCGATGTTCGATTCCTTCTGAGCAATTGGCGTGTTGCAACCTCTGTTGCCTTTGCTGGACTCGCACTGCCATTTGGCGTTGGCTGCGCCCTCGCCTGGGGTATATACAACGCCTTTCGCGATGATCCTGGGGTCAAGCCAATCAGCTTCAGCGTGTACATGCTGTTCGTTGGTATCGCAGTTGCCATCACT GCGTTCCCCGTCCTTTGCCGTATCTTGACAGAGCTCAAGCTGCTTGATACGCCGGTCGGTATTATTACTCTATCGGCAGGTGTTGCAAACGATGTCGTTG GATGGATCTTGTTGGCGCTCTGTGTTGCCTTAGTCAATGCTGGCAAGGGTATTACAGCGCTGTGGATTCTACTTGTTGCCATCGGTTACATTATTTTCCTCGTAGTTGCTGTTAAACCTGTCCTTCGGTTCACCTTGCGGAAGACGAACAACCTTGAGAATGGCCCTTCACAAAGCGCTATCGCTCTTATTCTTCTCATTGCTCTTGCCTCCGCCTTCTTCACTGGAATTATCGGAATTCATCCCATCTTTGGAGGATTTGCCGCTGGATTGATCATTCCACGTGAGCACGGCTTCaacatcatcgtcattgaGAAACTCGAAGATCTCATTGGTTCTATTTTCCTGCCTCTTTACTTTACTCTCTCTGGTCTCAGCACAAACCTCGGCCTTCTCAACACAGGAACGACATGGGGCTACGTATTTGCCACTACTTTTGTCGCTCTCATCACCAAAATCGTTGGCGCATCTGTAGCCGCTCGGCTTAATGGCTTGGTTTGGAGAGAATCTTTCGCTATTGGTGTCTTGATGAGTTGCAAAGGCCTCGTGGAACTCATTGCTTTG AATATTGGTCTTCAAGCTCAAATTCTCAGCGTTAGGACTTTCACCATCTTTGTTGTCATGGCTCTCCTCACCACCTTCTTTACGACTCCTGCCGTCTCTTACCTGTATCCTCCTTGGTATCAGAAAAAGATTGCTGCCTGGAAGCGTGGCGAGATTGATTGGGAAACTGGTTCTCCAATTACTCAAATAACGGTGACCCCTACGGCTGAGTCAGAGAATAGGAGAGTTAGGCGGCTGCTGGTTTACCTTAGATTGGACAACATGCCCGCGCTACTCAACCTTCTGTCGTTATTCGGACGCTCTCGTGCCTCGGAGGCGTCAAGCGGCTCTGGAGACTCCAAAGACAAGGGAAAttacgatgatgatgccaaagTACCTGTCCGAGCTCATGGTCTGAGACTCCTCGAATTAACAGATCGTGATTCATCTGTCATGACGGTGGCCCAAGTCGATGAATACACCAAGCACGACCCTGTCGTCAATATTTTCCGCAGCGTCGGTCAGCTTCATAACATTTCAGCATCTGGTGAAGTTGCCATTATGCCAGAAGATCGTTTTGCTGATACTCTCGTCTCGCGCTCGTCCAACATGACATCGGATCTCCTTCTCCTACCTTGGACTGAGACTGGTAGCATGGGTGATGCTCAGATTGTTTCTTCAGCCAATGTCGAAGACCGGCTTGCGTCTAGTTATATGTTGTTTGTTAAATCTGTCCTTCGCGCTCCTGAACTTAACATTGGCGTACTCTTCACGAGGAGTCAAGATGACGTAAAGAGCAAGAACCAGGGAAGTCAGCAAGCCAAGCTCCGCCGACAGTACTCTTATGACGTATCGAGACGCGACTTTCCCACTGCACCCCTAGTTTCTCGTATTCACAAGATCTTCTTCGTCTATACTGGGGGGCGCGATGACAATCTTGCTCTTAATCTCGTTATCCAGCTCTTGGAGCGCGAACATGTAACCGCAACCATCGTCAACGTCGCTGAGGTTACCGAGAAGTCTTCATCAGAAAATGACAATATCATTGATTTAGTCATTAGCAAACTCTCCCAAGATATATCTTCACGGATCATGGTCGAGAAACACTCTATAGCACCTACCGTTCAAGATCTGCTTAACTTCGCCGATCCCGCCCCCAATGCCAGTGAGTCAGAAGTCAACAAGCCGACATTGGTTGTTTTGGGTCGCAGTGGAGGAGTCACATTGGAGGAAGGCAAGCTCCCAGACAGGCCCAGAGATGATGtccagggctgcttgggtAAACTTGCTGCTCATTTTGTTGCTAGCGGCGTGACGACGGACCTGTTAGTCGTGCAGGCCAAGGCAGGCGGTGCCTCGTCATGA
- a CDS encoding uncharacterized protein (SECRETED:SignalP(1-22)), with the protein MMTRRDLTAIAILGSLIATFLTQRPVQEHETLVGGRNNTVLVLTDSHPGLCNAHLAAVSELVESHPALEIHYASFPSLATKLERIETNARAKNPYAKVHWYEFDAPSLADEAEVHKGGASGIRTPPGLPGLHAFGDIISFFMAAWSKEAHLELYRRIVDIIEEVDPSVIVLDPWFRPGIDAARSLNRRRVYVSPNALLDDLSVRQPLGAHFWKYPGMATGIPFPIPWKDIPKNIYQQAYSLMQILGSSAIRSKRSWLQEKGIRHAITLTEIDNPVVPWIAMSFPEAEFPLDFIPDNIYVAGPLVLDAAPAETQSAELAGWVKRAPTMLINLGSIVVYDEAMARAMVEAIVPVLEAENVQILWKMKKRGEFGDEFLEPAKKYIMNRRLRLESWLDVDPTSLYNTGDIVASVHHGGANCFYEALLAGLPSVILPQWADHYRYAQTAEYLGVGIWPSKETSPGWVAAALTEAFLKVLGGETSVAMREKAKALSEKGLRYGGDKAAAALIAKLAVEGR; encoded by the exons ATGATGACTCGGCGGGATCTGACAGCGATCGCCATTCTCGGCTCACTCATTGCGACGTTTCTTACCCAGCGCCCTGTCCAAGAACATGAGACATTGGTCGGTGGCCGCAATAATACTGTCCTCGTCCTCACTGATAGCCACCCTGGATTGTGCAACGCTCACCTTGCCGCAGTCTCGGAGCTGGTCGAGAGCCATCCGGCACTGGAAATTCACTATGCCTCCTTTCCCAGCTTGGCAACAAAGCTTGAGCGTATCGAAACGAATGCAAGAGCAAAAAACCCGTATGCCAAGGTGCATTGGTATGAATTCGATGCTCCTAGTCTCGCAGATGAGGCTGAAGTCCATAAGGGTGGCGCCAGCGGGATCAGGACTCCTCCTGGGCTGCCTGGGCTGCATGCATTTGGAGATATCATCTCATTCTTTATGGCTGCATGGTCCAAAGAAGCTCATTTAGAGCTGTATCGGAGGATTGTAGATATCATTGAAGAGGTAGACCCTTCCGTCATCGTCCTCGACCCATGGTTCCGACCAGGCATTGATGCCGCGCGAAGTCTGAACCGAAGGCGTGTTTACGTTTCACCGAATGCACTGCTGGATGACTTGAGCGTGAGACAGCCCCTTGGAGCACATTTTTGGAAATATCCTGG CATGGCCACGGGCATTCCGTTTCCGATTCCTTGGAAAGATATCCCGAAAAATATATACCAGCAAGCTTATTCCCTGATGCAAATCCTTGGATCGTCTGCCATTAGGAGCAAGCGTTCCTGGCTTCAGGAAAAAGGCATCAGACATGCTATTACTCTCACCGAGATAGATAACCCGGTGGTACCATGGATTGCCATGAGTTTTCCTGAAGCAGAGTTCCCATTGGACTTTATTCCAGACAACATTTATGTGGCAGGTCCTCTAGTTCTTGATGCAGCACCAGCTGAGACGCAGAGTGCAGAATTAGCGGGCTGGGTGAAGAGGGCTCCCACCATGCTCATCAACTTGGGTAGTATAGTGGTATACGACGAAGCAATGGCCCGAGCTATGGTGGAAGCAATTGTTCCCGTCTTGGAGGCTGAGAATGTCCAGATCCtatggaagatgaagaagcgaGGAGAATTCGGTGATGAGTTCCTGGAGCCGGCCAAGAAGTATATTATGAACAGAAGGCTGCGACTGGAATCCTGGCTCGACGTCGATCCCACTTCCCTGTATAATACCGGCGATATTGTGGCGTCGGTACATCATGGAGGCGCCAACTGCTTCTATGAAGCGTTGCT AGCTGGTCTCCCAAGCGTCATCCTCCCGCAATGGGCAGACCACTACCGATATGCACAAACAGCAGAATACCTCGGTGTTGGTATTTGGCCATCCAAGGAGACATCACCGGGGTGGGTGGCCGCAGCCCTCACAGAGGCATTCCTCAAGGTGCTGGGCGGCGAGACCAGCGTGGCCATGCGggagaaggccaaggcgcTTTCAGAAAAGGGACTACGATATGGAGGGGACaaggcagctgctgctctgatTGCTAAGCTGGCGGTGGAGGGACGATGA
- a CDS encoding uncharacterized protein (TransMembrane:1 (o12-29i)), with protein sequence MDPPVGGWRGALLPAFSVSPTAGVLLLVIDRARGGLAANWPPRKSAIWNHLRTAAADSLPAKGATANGHSILRQYAEVMRHQVRTTGLECYTRSHLVSCEPLRICSGCVSPASHRITGASSAVCRIH encoded by the coding sequence ATGGACCCTCCTGTTGGTGGTTGGAGGGGTGCTTTGCTGCCCGCGTTCAGCGTCTCTCCCACCGCaggcgtgctgctgctggtaatTGACCGAGCTAGGGGCGGCTTGGCGGCCAATTGGCCACCGCGCAAATCTGCAATCTGGAATCATCTCcgaactgctgctgctgactcGCTGCCAGCCAAAGGCGCGACAGCTAACGGCCACAGCATTTTGCGGCAATACGCGGAAGTCATGCGCCACCAGGTCAGGACTACAGGCCTCGAGTGCTATACGCGGAGTCATCTCGTGTCGTGTGAGCCGTTGCGTATTTGCTCTGGCTGCGTCTCGCCCGCATCCCATCGCATCACGGGCGCCTCTTCGGCGGTTTGCCGGATTCACTAG
- a CDS encoding uncharacterized protein (EggNog:ENOG41~TransMembrane:12 (i34-52o82-100i112-130o136-161i173-195o207-226i305-327o339-361i368-393o413-440i452-475o487-505i)) — MSDSPEVNAPEGRKQSVGIHTTQDVEHIEAPITWQAYMICAFASFGGIFFGYDSGYINGVNGSPIFYKAVEGALATKLTDSHTSLITSILSCGTFFGALIAGDVSDWIGRKWTVIMGCVIYMIGVIIQMVTSPEHALGPIVAGRLIAGLGVGFESAIVILYMSEICPRKVRGALVAGYQFCITIGILLASCIVYGTKDYNNTGAYRVPIAIQFPWALILGGGLLFLPDSPRYFVKKGEIQKAINSLSRVRGQPEDSEYVQNELAEIIANEEYERALIPSTTWFGSWANCFKGSLWTGKSNLRRTILGTSLQMMQQWTGVNFIFYYSTPFLQSTGAISNSFLISLIFSLVNVCSTPLSFWTVERFGRRTILILGALGMLICQFLVAIIGVTIGFNKTHPDPSDPSQNLADNIPAVNAQIAFIAIFIFFFASTWGPGAWIVIGEIFPLPIRSRGVALSTASNWLWNTIIAVITPYMVGTDKGNLKSSVFFIWGGLCTCAFVYSYFLIPETKGLSLEQVDKMMEETTPRTSAGWKPTTTFAAQMGTGDYLEKATVEV; from the exons ATGTCCGACTCGCCCGAAGTCAACGCCCCGGAGGGCCGCAAGCAATCCGTGGGCATCCACACTACCCAAGACGTTGAGCACATCGAGGCTCCCATCACCTGGCAGGCGTACATGATCTGTGCCTTTGCCTCCTTTGGTGGTATCTTCTTCGGTTATGACTCCGGTTACATCAACGGTGTCAACGGCTCTCCCATCTTCTACAAGGCCGTCGAGGGCGCCCTCGCCACCAAGCTCACCGACAGCCACACCTCCCTGATTACCTCTATCCTGTCCTGCGGTACCTTCTTCGGTGCCCTGATTGCCGGTGATGTTTCCGACTGGATCGGCCGAAAGTGGACCGTCATCATGGGCTGTGTCATCTACATGATCGGTGTCATTATCCAGATGGTTACCTCTCCCGAGCACGCTCTTGGCCCCATTGTTGCCGGTCGTCTGATTGCCGGTCTCGGTGTCGGTTTCGAGTCTGCCATTGTCATTCTGTACATGTCTGAGATT TGCCCTCGCAAGGTCCGTGGTGCTCTCGTTGCTGGTTACCAGTTCTGCATTACCATCGGTATCCTGCTCGCCTCTTGCATTGTCTACGGCACTAAGGACTACAACAACACTGGCGCCTACCGTGTCCCCATCGCCATTCAGTTCCCCTGGGCTCTGATTCTCGGTGGTGGTCTGCTCTTCCTCCCCGACTCCCCCCGTTACTTCGTCAAGAAGGGTGAGATCCAGAAGGCTATCAACTCCCTGTCCCGTGTCCGAGGCCAGCCTGAGGACTCCGAGTATGTCCAGAACGAGCTTGCTGAGATTATCGCCAACGAGGAGTACGAGCGTGCCCTGATCCCCTCCACCACCTGGTTCGGCTCTTGGGCCAACTGCTTCAAGGGTTCTCTCTGGACCGGCAAGTCTAACCTGCGACGAACCATCCTCGGTACCTCTCTCCAGATGATGCAGCAGTGGACTGGTGtcaacttcatcttctaCTACTCCACTCCCTTCCTCCAGTCTACCGGCGCCATCAGCAACTCCTTCTTGATCTCCCTGATCTTCTCCCTGGTCAACGTCTGCTCCACTCCCCTGTCTTTCTGGACCGTTGAGCGATTTGGTCGTCGTACTATCCTCATTCTTGGTGCTCTTGGTATGCTTATCTGCCAGTTCCTGGTCGCCATCATTGGTGTTACTATTGGTTTCAACAAGACCCACCCCGATCCCAGCGACCCCAGCCAGAACCTTGCCGACAACATTCCTGCCGTCAACGCTCAGATTGctttcatcgccatcttcatcttcttcttcgcctccaCCTGGGGTCCCGGTGCCTGGATTGTCATTGGTGAGATCTTCCCTCTGCCTATCCGATCTCGTGGTGTTGCTCTGTCCACTGCTTCCAACTGGCTGTGGAACACCATCATCGCCGTCATCACCCCCTACATGGTCGGTACCGATAAGGGCAACCTGAAGTcctccgtcttcttcatctgggGAGGTCTCTGCACTTGCGCTTTCGTCTACTCCTACTTCCTGATCCCCGAGACCAAGGGTCTGTCCCTCGAGCAGGTcgacaagatgatggaggagacCACCCCCCGAACCTCTGCCGGCTGGAAGCCCACTACCACCTTTGCCGCTCAGATGGGCACTGGTGACTACCTGGAGAAGGCTACCGTTGAGGTATAA
- a CDS encoding uncharacterized protein (EggNog:ENOG41~TransMembrane:7 (o17-39i51-74o94-116i128-151o171-195i207-231o251-270i)) — MAWAYNTQEGTPNNGSMIASIALAVTALSLVALCLRLYVRTRIAKAVGLDDWLIIAGWIGACGYASAIVVQTKWGLGLTSLNDMPDKNVVNFGFTQYVGAPFYVLGIWGFKTSLLVSYVRLVPGTYRLVPISLAVIVTLAHIAFLLVFLLLCIPVRKQWIPTTPGHCGQAVPFYITFSSLTIIFDVITLVLPFPVLIKLQMKRRRKIALLCLFALGIFVTIVQIIRIQTIASLVNYLDSAEAIKWSIVETNVGIIIACVPTLAPLVTYFAEKTRSGGSSNTPVRPGGDGGFALQSWRVTKNGMRPLGSGVDRENEGEKSTENILQGPVASVSEASEASDGARSHEQAASSARRHVD, encoded by the exons ATGGCGTGGGCGTACAACACGCAGGAGGGCACACCAAACAATGGGTCCATGATAGCCTCCATTGCTTTGGCGGTAACAGCATTGTCTCTCGTCGCGCTATGTCTACGGCTCTATGTCCGGACGAGGATCGCAAAGGCCGTCGGTTTAG ACGACTGGCTGATCATCGCTGGCTGG ATTGGAGCTTGCGGGTACGCATCCGCAATTGTTGTCC AGACGAAATGGGGTCTTGGACTTACTTCACTCAACGACATGCCTGATAAAAACGTAGTTAACTTTGGCTTT ACACAATATGTCGGAGCACCATT CTATGTCCTTGGTATCTGGGGTTTTAAAACCAGCCTACTCGTATCCTACGTCCGCCTGGTACCTGGCACATATCGATTAGTGCCCATTTCGCTGGCTGTGATTGTTACTTTGGCACATATCGCCTTTCTGCTCGTTTTCTTGCTTCTGTGCATTCCA GTTCGAAAACAATGGATACCCACCACGCCAGGTCACTGTGGCCAGGCGGTCCCCTTTTATATCACGTTTTCATCCCTCACAATTATCTTTGACGTGATCAC GCTCGTCCTCCCTTTCCCTGTCCTCATCAAGCTCCAGATGAAGCGTCGTCGAAAAATCGCCCTGCTGTGCCTCTTTGCCCTAGGCATCTTCGTCACCATCGTCCAAATCATCCGCATCCAAACCATCGCTAGCCTCGTCAACTACCTCGACTCagccgaggccatcaagTGGTCCATCGTCGAAACCAACgtgggcatcatcatcgcctgcGTGCCCACGCTCGCGCCCCTCGTCACATACTTCGCAGAGAAGACACGCAGCGGCGGTAGCAGCAATACACCGGTTCGGCCTGGCGGAGATGGCGGCTTCGCGCTGCAGTCGTGGAGGGTGACGAAGAATGGGATGAGACCCCTGGGCAGCGGCGTTGATAGGGAGAATGAAGGCGAGAAGAGCACGGAGAATATATTACAGGGGCCTGTAGCCTCAGTGAGCGAGGCGAGCGAGGCGAGCGACGGGGCTAGATCCCATGAgcaggctgcttcttctgcgaGGAGACATGTCGACTGA